Proteins found in one Xenopus laevis strain J_2021 chromosome 1L, Xenopus_laevis_v10.1, whole genome shotgun sequence genomic segment:
- the sugp1.L gene encoding SURP and G-patch domain-containing protein 1: MERAKAPGVSARWFASTRPKPVKPSAYILYQEELIEKKKKEIAAKAQHQTKLPKPSVAPPHSDTKSASSSVSNKFANDGSFLQQFLKLQKDKSNNETSSSGSSGTSQKKPTLIGKRHGNIEGALNQMKNYSHTKQTPTLNRLSVFKSPEEDDDDEEDYEQWMEIKVSPPEDSEIRKVVEKLARFVAEGGRELEKIAKEDYKDNPVFGFLHDTNSREFLYYRKKLAEYKKESKDSQKETTNNDDQEAKMFAEKLARFVADGGPEVEAIALQNNRENPAFRFLYDQNSKGFKWYKLKLEEFRRAKQHSSDPPAATTFKHKLTPETSNPAPPSTSSQAPTVSEITNTEQTAVKRKRKSRWGPEEDKVDVPPATVSTDPPDTSLLTAQDLKGLGYEKGKPVGLVGVTELSDAQKKQLKEQQEMQQMYDMIMTHKRAMQEVQLMWEKAIRQHQHEYDSDEEVDNELGTWEHQLRCMEMDKTREWAEQLTEMGRGKHFIGDFLPPDELEKFMETFKALKEGREPDYSEYKEFKLTVENIGYQMLMKMGWKEGDGLGTEGQGIKNPVNKGSTAVDGAGFGIDRPAELNKGDDEFDAFRKRMMLAYRFRPNPLNNPRRPYY, encoded by the exons ATGGAGAGAGCGAAGGCTCCAG GGGTAAGTGCACGATGGTTTGCCTCCACACGACCAAAACCAGTGAAGCCAAGTGCATATATTCTTTATCAAGAAGAACTGATcgagaagaagaaaaaggagatTGCAGCCAAAGCCCAGCATCAAACCAAGCTGCCAAAGCCAAGTgtagcacctccccattcaga CACTAAGAGTGCATCCTCATCTGTATCCAACAAGTTTGCAAATGATGGCAGCTTCTTGCAGCAGTTTCTCAAGTTACAGAAAGACAAGTCAAACAATG AAACAAGCTCTTCTGGTAGCTCAGGAACCTCTCAGAAAAAGCCCACCTTGATAGGAAAGAGGCATGGGAATATAGAAGGCGCACTGAATCAGATGAAGAACTATTCGCATACAAAACAGACTCCTACATTGAACAGACTTAGTGTCTTTAAGTCTCCcgaagaagatgatgatgatgaagaggaTTATGAGCAGTGGATGGAAATTAAAG TTTCACCCCCAGAGGACTCGGAAATTCGAAAAGTTGTGGAGAAGTTAGCCCGCTTTGTAGCAGAAGGGGGACGAGAGCTGGAAAAAATTGCAAAGGAGGATTATAAAGACAACCCAGTTTTTGG ATTTCTTCATGATACAAACAGCCGGGAGTTCCTCTATTACAGAAAGAAGCTGGCAGAGTATAAAAAGGAAAGCAAAGACTCACAAAAAGAGACAACCAACAATG ATGATCAAGAAGCCAAGATGTTTGCAGAGAAACTAGCCAGATTTGTGGCAGATGGGGGTCCTGAGGTAGAAGCAATTGCTTTGCAGAACAACAGAGAAAATCCTGCCTTCAG atttttgtaTGACCAAAATAGCAAAGGGTTTAAGTGGTATAAACTTAAATTGGAGGAATTTAGACGAGCCAAGCAGCATTCATCTGATCCTCCAGCAGCAACAACATTCAAACATAAATTAACCCCAGAGACCAGCAACCCTGCACCCCCATCAACCTCTTCCCAGGCTCCCACAGTCTCTGAGATTACAAACACAGAGCAAACAGCAGTGAAAAGAAAACGCAAGAGCCGCTGGGGTCCAGAAGAGGACAAAGTGGATGTGCCACCTGCGACTGTTTCCACAGATCCTCCTGATACCAGCCTTTTAACTG CTCAGGATCTAAAGGGCCTTGGGTATGAGAAGGGGAAGCCAGTAGGACTTGTAGGAGTAACTGAACTCTCTGATGCGCAGAAAAAGCAGCTGAAGGAGCAGCAGGAG ATGCAGCAAATGTACGACATGATCATGACACACAAGCGAGCTATGCAGGAGGTGCAGCTCATGTGGGAAAAGGCTATCAGACAGCACCAGCATGAGTATGATAGTGACGAAGAAGTTGATAATGAGCTTGGGACGTGGGAGCATCAGCTGCGTTGCATGGAAATGGACAAAACCAGGG AGTGGGCAGAGCAGCTGACAGAAATGGGACGTGGAAAGCATTTCATTGGAGATTTTCTGCCACCAGACGAGCTAGAAAAGTTCATGGAAACATTTAAAGCTCTAAAG GAGGGTCGTGAGCCAGACTATTCTGAGTACAAGGAATTTAAATTGACAGTGGAAAACATTGGATATCAGATGCTTATGAAAATGGGGTGGAAGGAAGGAGATGGCCTGGGGACAGAAGGTCAAGGAATCAAGAACCCAGTTAACAa GGGTTCTACAGCAGTTGATGGTGCAGGTTTTGGCATTGATCGCCCTGCAGAGTTAAATAAAGGTGACGATGAATTTGATGCATTTCGTAAAAGAATGATGCTTGCATACCGTTTCAGGCCCAATCCACTG AATAACCCCAGGCGTCCTTATTACTGA